In Caballeronia sp. Lep1P3, one DNA window encodes the following:
- a CDS encoding tannase/feruloyl esterase family alpha/beta hydrolase, protein MSATTWFGRLARARAKAASFMTLLAACMTAATLAACGGSSNNASSGSSAPLSVVKPVVDCSKLASLDITDIGGAGSSISSATVTAATVNGATVNFCTVKGTLAPSNTFEVALPVDSWTQRFAELGCGGLCGNLSDPTKQTSFSFSYTCPLVQQGGFVTAATDMGHSGNGSAWTSDPQKQADFAYRGQHITTLAAKKLIQTYYGQAQKYAYFVGCSDGGREALMAAQRYPADYNGIVAGAPAAHFQIQNSLYHGWSVISNSTTGTSAGKAVLYADKAQVLHKAVVAACGNQSGAADGFIVDPRACHFDPATIQCPASASDTSNCLTAAEVATATKIYTGPTDATTGERILGGSPQYGSEINWPGVELPTSNSTDAPVAVTSLFSYTIVTGAYNLIFTGSPTMPNIDTFGYRDASFYPNYLQANHPLNDATDPDLSAFKKAGGKLILWHGWADQHISPLYTIAYYQAVQNTMGEASASEFSRLYLVPGVGHCGGGEGFPNIDLVTQITGWVEHGSAPNAVMTYQTDSNAKVTATRPVYPYPAIAKFTGSGDWHDGASFTQGAPIYTAAAPAWAGASFYSPYAHKTQGVAAP, encoded by the coding sequence ATGAGCGCAACGACATGGTTTGGGCGGCTCGCGCGGGCGCGCGCGAAAGCGGCTTCGTTTATGACGCTGCTCGCGGCATGCATGACCGCCGCGACGCTCGCCGCGTGTGGCGGAAGCAGCAACAATGCGTCGAGCGGCAGCAGTGCGCCGCTATCGGTGGTGAAGCCGGTCGTCGATTGTTCGAAGCTCGCTTCGCTCGACATCACCGACATCGGCGGTGCAGGCAGTTCGATCAGTTCAGCCACGGTCACGGCTGCAACCGTCAATGGCGCGACCGTCAACTTCTGCACCGTGAAAGGCACGCTCGCGCCTTCGAACACGTTCGAAGTCGCGCTGCCCGTCGATTCATGGACGCAGCGCTTCGCCGAACTCGGCTGCGGCGGCTTGTGCGGCAATCTCAGCGATCCGACCAAGCAGACATCGTTCAGTTTCAGCTATACGTGCCCGCTCGTGCAGCAGGGCGGTTTCGTCACGGCCGCGACCGACATGGGCCACTCCGGGAACGGTTCGGCATGGACATCGGACCCGCAAAAACAGGCCGATTTCGCTTATCGCGGGCAACACATCACGACGCTCGCCGCGAAGAAGCTGATCCAGACGTACTACGGACAGGCGCAGAAGTACGCGTACTTCGTCGGCTGCTCGGATGGCGGACGCGAGGCGCTGATGGCCGCGCAGCGTTATCCGGCGGATTACAACGGCATCGTCGCGGGCGCGCCGGCTGCACACTTCCAGATTCAGAACTCGCTGTATCACGGCTGGAGCGTGATCTCGAACAGCACGACGGGCACGAGCGCAGGCAAGGCCGTGCTGTACGCGGACAAGGCTCAAGTGCTGCATAAGGCGGTGGTTGCGGCGTGCGGCAATCAGTCGGGCGCGGCGGACGGGTTCATCGTCGATCCGCGCGCGTGCCACTTCGATCCGGCCACGATTCAATGTCCGGCGAGCGCATCGGATACGAGCAATTGCCTCACGGCCGCTGAAGTCGCGACCGCCACGAAGATCTATACCGGCCCGACCGATGCGACCACCGGCGAGCGCATCCTCGGCGGTTCGCCGCAATACGGCTCGGAAATCAACTGGCCGGGCGTGGAATTGCCGACGTCGAACTCGACGGATGCGCCGGTGGCCGTCACGAGCCTCTTCAGCTACACGATCGTGACGGGCGCGTACAACCTCATCTTCACCGGATCGCCGACGATGCCGAACATCGACACCTTCGGCTACCGCGACGCGAGCTTCTATCCGAACTATCTGCAGGCGAATCATCCGCTCAACGACGCGACCGATCCCGATCTTTCCGCGTTCAAGAAGGCGGGCGGCAAGTTGATCCTGTGGCACGGCTGGGCGGATCAGCACATCTCGCCGCTCTACACGATCGCCTACTATCAGGCGGTGCAGAACACGATGGGCGAAGCCAGCGCCAGCGAGTTCTCGCGCCTTTATCTGGTGCCGGGCGTCGGTCACTGCGGCGGCGGCGAGGGCTTCCCGAACATCGATCTCGTGACGCAGATCACCGGCTGGGTGGAACACGGCTCGGCGCCGAACGCGGTGATGACGTATCAGACCGATTCGAACGCGAAGGTGACGGCAACGCGTCCGGTGTATCCGTACCCGGCGATCGCGAAGTTCACCGGTTCCGGCGACTGGCACGATGGCGCGAGCTTCACGCAAGGCGCGCCGATTTACACGGCTGCGGCGCCGGCCTGGGCGGGCGCGAGCTTCTACTCGCCCTACGCGCACAAGACGCAGGGCGTGGCGGCGCCGTAA
- a CDS encoding D-amino acid dehydrogenase, with protein sequence MKVIVLGAGVVGVTTAYQLQKDGHDVVVIERQPVAAAETSWGNAGMVAPGHSFVWSSPKAPMTLLKSIVMKDQALRFRFSSDPRLYAWSWRFLMECTVEKARRNTLLKHRLAAYSQSVLQQMLAEESVDYDRNDRGILYFHRSQESLDRGIAQMKLLESDGQAIRVLDREQVVAVDPSLASVKEKIAGAIHCPTDETGDPAKFTRALAEKVAARGGRLMTDTLVEGFQTAGNDITGVVTNRGIVSGDAYVLALGTWSPKVAEKIGIHLPIYPIKGYSLTIPIGDHKAPPRVAAVDEHNLVAVSRFGDRIRVTATAEFAGYDTSHKPSDFAFMKRVTQELYPDGADYDRAQMWAGLRPMTPTNLPFFGRKKYRNLFLNTGHGHIGWTMSHGSARITADLIAGKSPAIPMDGLLA encoded by the coding sequence GTGAAGGTAATCGTGCTCGGCGCGGGCGTGGTCGGCGTGACCACCGCGTATCAATTGCAAAAAGACGGTCATGATGTCGTCGTGATCGAGCGGCAGCCCGTGGCCGCCGCCGAGACAAGCTGGGGCAACGCGGGCATGGTCGCGCCCGGTCATTCGTTCGTGTGGTCATCGCCCAAGGCGCCGATGACGCTACTCAAGTCCATCGTCATGAAGGATCAGGCGCTGCGTTTCAGATTTTCGTCCGATCCGCGGCTTTATGCATGGTCGTGGCGCTTTCTGATGGAATGCACCGTCGAGAAAGCGCGGCGCAATACGCTGCTCAAGCATCGGCTGGCGGCGTATTCGCAAAGCGTGCTGCAGCAGATGCTCGCCGAGGAAAGCGTCGACTATGACCGCAACGATCGCGGCATCCTGTACTTTCATCGCAGTCAGGAATCGCTCGATCGCGGCATCGCACAAATGAAGCTGCTCGAATCCGATGGACAAGCCATCCGCGTGCTGGACCGCGAACAGGTGGTGGCGGTCGATCCGTCGCTCGCGAGCGTGAAGGAAAAGATCGCCGGCGCGATCCACTGCCCGACCGACGAAACCGGCGACCCCGCGAAGTTCACGCGCGCGCTCGCCGAGAAGGTCGCGGCGCGCGGCGGCAGGTTAATGACGGATACGCTCGTGGAGGGCTTTCAGACAGCGGGCAACGACATCACGGGCGTCGTGACCAATCGCGGCATCGTGAGCGGCGACGCGTATGTGCTCGCGCTCGGCACATGGAGCCCGAAGGTGGCGGAAAAAATCGGCATTCACCTGCCTATCTATCCAATCAAAGGCTATTCGCTGACGATACCCATCGGCGATCACAAGGCGCCGCCGCGCGTCGCCGCCGTGGACGAGCATAACCTCGTGGCGGTCTCGCGCTTCGGCGATCGCATTCGCGTGACGGCAACGGCGGAATTCGCGGGCTATGACACGTCGCACAAACCGTCGGACTTCGCGTTCATGAAGCGCGTGACGCAGGAGCTTTATCCCGATGGCGCGGATTACGACCGCGCGCAGATGTGGGCCGGCCTGCGCCCGATGACGCCCACCAACCTGCCGTTCTTCGGACGAAAGAAGTACCGCAATCTCTTTCTGAATACGGGGCATGGTCATATCGGCTGGACCATGTCGCATGGATCGGCGCGCATCACGGCCGATCTCATCGCCGGGAAGTCGCCGGCCATCCCGATGGATGGCCTGCTGGCCTAG
- a CDS encoding RidA family protein, translated as MQIQRFESGKRMSQAVVHNGFGFLAGQVADDTNADVKGQTTQILAKIDRLLEQIGADKTRILSANIWLADYTTFAEMNEVWDAWVPEGHTPARACVESKLAFPQYTVEIAVIVAV; from the coding sequence ATGCAGATTCAGCGTTTCGAAAGCGGCAAGCGGATGAGCCAGGCAGTCGTGCACAACGGTTTCGGCTTTCTCGCCGGGCAAGTGGCCGACGATACGAACGCCGACGTCAAGGGTCAGACGACGCAGATTCTCGCGAAGATCGACCGCCTTCTCGAACAGATCGGCGCCGACAAGACGCGCATTCTGTCCGCGAACATCTGGCTCGCGGACTACACCACGTTCGCCGAGATGAACGAGGTCTGGGACGCGTGGGTGCCCGAAGGCCACACGCCGGCGCGCGCGTGCGTCGAATCGAAGCTCGCGTTCCCGCAATACACGGTGGAAATCGCGGTCATCGTCGCGGTGTAG
- a CDS encoding Asp/Glu racemase: MNAPDTLFPYVRLGFSLDEGIARRAAIGLVVLATDHTIEYEWRKLLAADGVAFYESRIANSAEITPETLAQMDGLIAPGVALIRPGQRLDVVAFGCTSASMVLGEERVCERIREARPGVACTTPITAARIGIHALGAERIALLTPYVRHINESMREYLGARGVDVVRMGSFEHADDNEVARIDAASVRSAILELGRHDDVGAVFVSCTSLRLVDDVLAIEAELGKPVLSSNHAMAWHALRLAGVADAMPQFGRLYTV; encoded by the coding sequence ATGAACGCACCCGACACGCTTTTCCCATACGTGCGGTTAGGCTTCTCGCTCGACGAAGGCATTGCGCGCCGCGCCGCGATCGGCCTCGTCGTGCTCGCGACGGACCACACGATCGAATACGAATGGCGCAAGCTGCTTGCAGCCGATGGCGTCGCGTTCTACGAGAGCCGCATCGCCAATTCCGCCGAGATCACGCCGGAAACGCTCGCGCAAATGGATGGCCTGATCGCGCCCGGCGTCGCGCTGATTCGCCCCGGCCAGCGGCTCGACGTGGTGGCGTTCGGCTGCACGTCCGCGTCGATGGTGCTCGGCGAGGAGCGTGTGTGCGAACGCATTCGCGAAGCGCGGCCGGGCGTTGCGTGCACGACGCCGATCACCGCTGCGCGCATCGGCATACATGCGCTGGGCGCCGAGCGGATCGCGCTGCTCACGCCGTATGTGCGCCACATCAACGAGTCGATGCGCGAGTATCTCGGCGCGCGCGGCGTGGACGTCGTGAGAATGGGCTCGTTCGAACATGCCGACGACAACGAAGTCGCGCGCATCGATGCCGCTTCGGTGCGCAGCGCGATTCTCGAACTCGGCCGTCACGACGATGTGGGCGCCGTCTTCGTATCGTGCACGTCGTTGCGTCTCGTCGACGATGTGCTCGCCATCGAAGCGGAACTCGGCAAGCCGGTGCTGTCCAGCAATCACGCGATGGCCTGGCATGCATTGCGTCTTGCGGGCGTCGCGGACGCGATGCCGCAGTTCGGCCGCCTCTACACCGTTTAG
- a CDS encoding ABC transporter substrate-binding protein, with protein MKIAKVLGAGFAASVLLTTASAAFAQTVSIGAILPLTGASASVGEDQRRGAELAVEQVNAHGGVLGGKLKVIVEDSGGSAPTALSAARKLVSVNKVPVVLGEFSSGITIPIAQYVVQQGDVHLNVGSSSPAIRKLGDGSFSVIGLDDLSARFAADDLYAQNLRNVAFIAPNNSYGQGVAPEFKRRFESLGGKVTSIVMYTEGQSTYRRELQQMSKTDPQAYVYSAYGQEAATINREAYELGLNKAKWYGIYLTMCTSDTVAQAARGQEGLEVASIGDAGKSYQQAYQQKYKEAPKSAFGAYVYDGVMVAASAINKAGAADPAKIRAALHQMGTYQGATGTIAFDADGQRKDQPYDKVKFETTVVAR; from the coding sequence ATGAAAATAGCGAAAGTGCTCGGTGCCGGTTTCGCGGCAAGCGTGTTGCTCACGACGGCGAGCGCGGCGTTCGCGCAGACCGTGTCCATCGGCGCGATTCTGCCGTTGACGGGCGCGAGCGCGTCGGTCGGTGAGGATCAGCGGCGCGGCGCGGAACTCGCCGTCGAACAGGTCAACGCGCACGGCGGCGTGCTCGGCGGCAAGCTGAAGGTGATCGTGGAAGATTCGGGCGGCAGCGCGCCCACGGCGCTGAGCGCGGCGCGCAAGCTCGTTTCGGTGAACAAGGTGCCGGTCGTGCTGGGCGAGTTCTCGTCCGGCATCACGATCCCGATTGCGCAATACGTCGTGCAGCAAGGCGATGTTCATTTGAATGTCGGTTCGTCGAGTCCGGCGATCCGCAAGCTCGGCGATGGTTCGTTCAGCGTGATCGGCCTCGACGACCTCTCCGCGCGCTTCGCCGCCGACGATCTCTACGCGCAGAACCTGCGCAACGTCGCGTTCATCGCGCCGAACAATTCGTATGGACAAGGCGTCGCGCCCGAATTCAAGCGACGCTTCGAATCGCTCGGCGGCAAGGTGACGTCGATCGTCATGTACACCGAAGGGCAGTCGACCTATCGCCGGGAATTGCAGCAGATGTCGAAGACAGATCCGCAGGCCTACGTCTACAGCGCATACGGCCAGGAGGCGGCGACCATCAATCGCGAAGCCTACGAACTCGGGCTGAACAAGGCGAAGTGGTACGGCATCTATCTGACGATGTGCACGAGCGATACCGTCGCGCAGGCGGCGCGCGGGCAGGAAGGGCTGGAGGTCGCATCCATCGGCGATGCGGGCAAGTCGTATCAGCAGGCGTATCAGCAGAAGTACAAGGAAGCGCCCAAGTCCGCGTTCGGCGCATACGTGTACGACGGCGTGATGGTCGCGGCATCGGCCATCAACAAGGCGGGCGCGGCGGACCCCGCGAAGATACGCGCGGCGCTGCATCAGATGGGCACGTACCAGGGCGCGACCGGCACCATCGCGTTCGATGCCGACGGTCAGCGCAAGGACCAGCCCTACGACAAGGTGAAGTTCGAAACGACGGTCGTCGCACGCTGA
- a CDS encoding branched-chain amino acid ABC transporter permease, which produces MLQFVIDLLIRASDIMLVAVGLSVVYSLVRFPNVAHVQYAMTGAFVTLAMTKAGVPFVAALAVSCAATGCLAVALNVFVFRRLLRSGSSIAMVGSLAVSMILIAVVLGIAGSRPLRYSTALSAPLQLGSTMISVDQITSIACGFGCVALLALLLFKTGVGRSMRAMASNPALAAATGVDGARVLNGISFLSGALAALGGTMLGLTENVHVDLGTNLLLPVFAAAILGGLGNPLGAAAGALLIALAETLATNIDFGWMMGRSGVYLPVSYVGAASFVILLAALLLRPYGLFDREVRRV; this is translated from the coding sequence ATGCTGCAGTTCGTCATCGATCTTCTCATTCGCGCGTCGGACATCATGCTCGTCGCGGTCGGGCTGTCGGTAGTCTATTCGCTCGTGCGCTTTCCGAACGTCGCGCACGTTCAATACGCGATGACCGGCGCCTTCGTCACGCTCGCCATGACGAAGGCGGGCGTGCCCTTCGTGGCGGCGCTCGCCGTATCGTGCGCGGCGACCGGCTGCCTCGCCGTCGCGCTCAACGTGTTCGTGTTTCGGCGACTTTTGCGCTCGGGCAGCTCGATTGCGATGGTCGGATCGCTTGCCGTGTCGATGATCCTCATTGCCGTGGTCCTCGGCATCGCGGGTTCGCGTCCGTTGCGCTATTCGACGGCGCTCTCCGCGCCGTTGCAACTCGGCTCGACGATGATCTCCGTCGATCAGATCACATCCATCGCATGCGGCTTCGGCTGCGTGGCCTTGCTCGCGCTGCTGCTGTTCAAAACCGGCGTGGGCCGCTCCATGCGCGCGATGGCGAGCAATCCGGCGCTCGCCGCCGCAACGGGCGTGGACGGCGCGCGCGTGCTCAACGGCATCTCGTTCCTGAGTGGCGCGCTCGCCGCGCTCGGCGGCACCATGCTCGGGCTGACGGAGAACGTGCACGTCGATCTCGGCACGAACCTGCTGCTGCCCGTGTTCGCCGCGGCCATACTCGGCGGACTCGGCAATCCGCTCGGCGCGGCAGCGGGTGCGCTTCTGATCGCGCTTGCCGAAACGCTCGCGACCAACATCGATTTCGGCTGGATGATGGGGCGTTCTGGCGTGTATCTGCCCGTCAGCTACGTGGGCGCGGCGTCGTTCGTGATCCTGCTCGCGGCGCTGCTGCTGCGGCCTTACGGACTCTTCGACCGGGAGGTTCGCCGTGTCTAG
- a CDS encoding branched-chain amino acid ABC transporter permease: MSSFLLHVATLACIYALMALGLNLQAGFAGLLNFGFVAFVGIGAYATGIASSSGWPWIAGIVAGMAVAMFVGFVMARLGRDLASDYWAIATLAIAELIRTIALNEGWLTGGAQGIGGIAPLFTRLTGARGDVAFFVLALLLLAAAFAICTRLARGRYGRALRLMREEPALAQSLGYRLVPMKITATMTAAAIASTGGSLLALYMSFVGPDFMLASETFAVWTMVMIGGLGNNAGVVLGALLVEAIYSAVPFAKDYIDIGTDVAGAVRLGAIGCILLACLLLRPGGLLPERIRRTT, encoded by the coding sequence GTGTCTAGCTTCCTGCTGCACGTCGCGACGCTCGCGTGCATCTATGCGTTGATGGCGCTCGGCCTCAACTTGCAGGCGGGCTTCGCGGGCCTGCTCAACTTCGGCTTCGTCGCGTTCGTCGGCATCGGCGCTTATGCAACGGGCATCGCGTCGTCGTCGGGATGGCCGTGGATCGCGGGCATCGTCGCGGGCATGGCGGTGGCGATGTTCGTCGGCTTCGTGATGGCGCGGCTCGGGCGCGATCTCGCCTCCGATTACTGGGCGATCGCCACGCTCGCGATTGCCGAACTGATCCGCACCATTGCGCTGAACGAAGGCTGGCTCACGGGCGGCGCACAAGGCATCGGCGGCATCGCGCCGTTGTTCACGCGGCTCACCGGCGCGCGCGGCGACGTCGCGTTCTTCGTGCTGGCGCTCCTGTTGCTGGCGGCGGCATTCGCCATATGCACGCGGCTCGCGCGCGGGCGCTACGGGCGCGCGCTGCGCCTCATGCGCGAAGAACCCGCGCTTGCGCAAAGCCTCGGCTATCGGCTCGTGCCGATGAAGATCACCGCGACGATGACCGCCGCCGCCATTGCCTCCACAGGCGGCTCGCTGCTCGCGCTGTACATGAGCTTCGTCGGGCCGGACTTCATGCTCGCGTCCGAGACCTTCGCCGTCTGGACGATGGTGATGATCGGCGGACTCGGCAACAACGCGGGCGTGGTGCTGGGCGCGCTGCTCGTCGAGGCGATCTATAGCGCGGTGCCCTTCGCGAAGGATTACATCGACATCGGCACGGATGTCGCGGGTGCGGTGCGGCTCGGCGCAATCGGCTGCATTCTGCTCGCCTGTCTGCTGCTGCGGCCGGGCGGCCTGTTGCCCGAGCGAATCCGGAGGACGACATGA
- a CDS encoding ABC transporter ATP-binding protein: MSVVLKLQDVHKSFGGNHVLTGLSFDILSGEFVGLLGPNGCGKSTVLNAITGYCPIERGSIELHGERVDARAPHEVAARGVRRTFQLPSMPARMTVGEVLMAASTQRHGLFATLLPSARTTRIEAQTRERARQLLDELLLDKVAHLPAASISGGQKKLLGIACALMGEPSLLLLDEPMAGVHPNLRAELMRVLRGINERGVTLVVVEHDMHFVAETCARCIVLDRGRTVADCRPSELEHHEGVVEAYLGRATKAAAAPLRATGTLGATA; the protein is encoded by the coding sequence ATGAGCGTCGTGTTGAAGCTGCAGGACGTGCACAAGTCGTTCGGCGGCAATCACGTTCTCACCGGACTATCGTTCGACATCCTAAGCGGTGAATTCGTCGGCCTGCTCGGACCGAACGGATGCGGCAAGAGCACGGTGCTCAATGCGATCACGGGTTATTGCCCGATCGAGCGCGGCAGCATCGAGTTGCACGGCGAGCGCGTCGATGCGCGTGCGCCTCACGAGGTCGCCGCGCGCGGAGTGAGGCGAACCTTCCAGTTGCCGTCGATGCCCGCGCGCATGACCGTCGGCGAAGTGCTGATGGCCGCGTCGACGCAACGTCACGGCCTCTTCGCGACGCTGCTGCCGTCCGCGCGCACGACGCGCATCGAAGCGCAAACGCGTGAACGTGCGCGGCAGTTGCTCGATGAACTGCTGCTCGACAAGGTCGCGCATCTTCCTGCTGCATCGATATCGGGCGGGCAGAAGAAACTGCTCGGCATTGCATGCGCGCTGATGGGCGAGCCGTCGCTGCTTCTGCTCGATGAACCGATGGCGGGCGTGCATCCGAATTTGCGCGCCGAACTCATGCGCGTGCTGCGCGGCATCAACGAGCGCGGCGTCACGCTCGTCGTCGTGGAGCACGACATGCATTTCGTCGCCGAGACGTGCGCACGCTGCATCGTGCTCGATCGCGGGCGCACCGTGGCGGATTGCCGGCCATCGGAGCTGGAGCATCACGAAGGCGTCGTCGAAGCGTATCTCGGGCGCGCGACGAAGGCCGCTGCCGCGCCGCTGCGCGCGACCGGAACACTGGGAGCGACGGCATGA